A stretch of Gemmatimonas aurantiaca T-27 DNA encodes these proteins:
- the dps gene encoding DNA starvation/stationary phase protection protein Dps gives MAKTAPKTPFPTRVDLSADIRMAMGVLLNQRLADFLDLERQAKHAHWNVKGIHFEQLHELFDDVAALAVKWSDDLAERAVQLGCVAEGSVQTVAERSKLPACPMNVETPTQWVIVVADALAACANAAREDIDTADDAGDAITADLLTRITGEADKQLWFVEAHLEKQS, from the coding sequence ATGGCCAAGACTGCACCGAAGACGCCCTTTCCTACCCGGGTCGACCTGTCCGCCGACATTCGCATGGCCATGGGCGTCCTGCTCAACCAGCGCCTCGCGGATTTCCTCGATCTCGAGCGGCAGGCCAAACACGCCCACTGGAATGTGAAGGGCATCCACTTCGAACAGTTACACGAGCTGTTTGACGATGTGGCCGCACTCGCCGTGAAGTGGTCCGACGACCTCGCGGAGCGCGCGGTGCAGTTGGGCTGTGTGGCGGAAGGCTCCGTGCAAACGGTGGCCGAGCGCAGCAAACTGCCCGCATGCCCGATGAATGTCGAAACCCCCACGCAGTGGGTGATCGTGGTGGCCGATGCGCTGGCCGCCTGCGCCAACGCCGCCCGTGAGGATATCGATACGGCGGACGACGCTGGCGATGCGATCACGGCTGATCTGCTGACGCGCATCACGGGTGAAGCCGACAAACAACTCTGGTTTGTCGAAGCCCACCTCGAGAAACAGTCGTAA
- a CDS encoding tetratricopeptide repeat protein: MSARRNEPARRRGLALGACVALALAAACATPVLAQSGGTATATFSAADTTDALSRAMDAEDKGEFKRAGTAYREVLQKALSVTQIDGDRIALAMLGFERVMSEQGQLDSIVPLAERVLQFRPTDPTARTVLLRTLTSMARDDDARAAFLGWRRASPGDAAPYREYARLLLQRGRTLAADSILGDAARLLGRNAALSGETAQLNVSLGRWEAAARSYRDALTNQPWLETAGVYGLQRTPVAARDSVRAVLAADPASLRPRRLLASLESAWGEPRRAWAALSVLPPDDSTLAAWREFGEHAEQASSWLVARDAWSAIFARNAGSLEAQRRAADAALRAGDAAGALTLLRAPSTAEERARKQALLGLEIAALGELGRMADAQALLDREGKALDLTTRAAIARPLVMGWLRAGDLPRARTAMAGTDLEEDDEMVGWIALYDGDLATARKRLVRAASQRTELVDALGLLARIRLDRSPTLGAAFLAIARRDSAKAATMLVTLADSVGQAAPAVLAHAARLMPPNNAPKLWDRIVREYPKSPEAPESLLAWARVLRDAGDRPGAIAKLEQMLVEYTNSALAPQGRRELERLKGQVPPAGSAGSTLAPVSRFP; the protein is encoded by the coding sequence ATGTCAGCGCGCCGCAATGAGCCAGCGCGTCGCCGTGGCCTAGCGCTCGGCGCATGTGTCGCGCTGGCGCTCGCGGCGGCGTGCGCGACACCGGTGTTGGCACAATCCGGAGGCACGGCCACCGCCACCTTCTCCGCCGCAGACACCACCGACGCCCTGTCCCGGGCGATGGATGCCGAGGACAAGGGCGAGTTCAAGCGAGCGGGGACGGCCTATCGCGAGGTGCTGCAAAAGGCACTCTCGGTGACGCAGATCGATGGGGATCGCATCGCGCTGGCCATGCTGGGATTCGAACGCGTGATGTCGGAGCAGGGGCAGCTCGATTCCATCGTTCCGCTGGCCGAACGCGTGTTGCAGTTCCGTCCAACGGATCCCACCGCACGCACGGTGCTGCTGCGCACGCTCACTTCGATGGCGCGCGACGACGACGCCCGTGCGGCCTTTCTGGGATGGCGCCGTGCCAGTCCAGGAGACGCGGCGCCCTACCGCGAGTACGCGCGTCTGTTGCTGCAGCGTGGTCGTACACTGGCCGCTGATTCGATACTTGGTGATGCGGCGCGATTGTTGGGGCGCAACGCCGCGCTCTCGGGAGAGACCGCGCAATTGAACGTGTCGCTCGGCCGATGGGAGGCGGCGGCGCGATCCTATCGGGACGCGCTGACCAATCAGCCGTGGCTGGAGACGGCCGGCGTGTATGGACTGCAACGCACACCGGTGGCCGCCCGCGATTCCGTGCGCGCCGTACTCGCCGCGGATCCGGCGTCGCTGCGTCCGCGGCGCTTGCTGGCGTCGCTCGAATCAGCCTGGGGCGAACCCCGGCGCGCCTGGGCGGCTCTGAGTGTCCTGCCGCCCGATGATTCCACGCTCGCCGCATGGCGCGAGTTTGGTGAACATGCCGAGCAGGCGTCGTCGTGGCTCGTGGCGCGCGATGCCTGGAGTGCGATCTTCGCGCGCAATGCCGGTTCCCTCGAAGCGCAACGCCGCGCCGCCGATGCGGCGTTGCGGGCCGGCGACGCCGCAGGGGCGCTCACCTTGCTGCGTGCTCCGTCCACGGCAGAAGAACGCGCCCGCAAACAGGCGCTGCTCGGTCTTGAAATCGCGGCCCTCGGCGAACTGGGGCGCATGGCCGATGCCCAGGCGTTGCTCGATCGCGAAGGCAAGGCGCTCGATCTGACGACCCGTGCGGCCATCGCGCGGCCACTGGTGATGGGGTGGCTGCGCGCCGGCGATCTGCCGCGAGCCCGAACCGCGATGGCGGGCACCGATCTCGAAGAAGATGACGAGATGGTGGGCTGGATCGCGCTCTACGACGGTGACCTTGCCACCGCACGCAAACGCCTGGTGCGTGCTGCATCACAGCGAACGGAACTGGTGGATGCGCTGGGCCTGTTGGCGCGCATTCGGCTGGATCGTTCGCCCACCCTTGGCGCCGCGTTTCTGGCCATCGCGCGGCGCGATTCGGCAAAGGCGGCGACGATGCTGGTGACGCTGGCCGATTCGGTCGGGCAGGCGGCACCGGCAGTGTTGGCACACGCGGCACGTCTGATGCCACCGAACAATGCGCCGAAGTTGTGGGACCGCATCGTGCGCGAGTATCCGAAGAGTCCGGAAGCACCGGAGTCGTTGCTGGCCTGGGCGCGCGTGCTGCGCGATGCCGGTGATCGTCCGGGGGCGATCGCCAAGCTGGAGCAGATGCTCGTGGAATACACCAACAGCGCGCTCGCTCCGCAGGGACGTCGCGAACTGGAACGTCTCAAAGGGCAGGTGCCACCGGCAGGTTCGGCCGGCAGCACGCTGGCGCCCGTGTCTAGATTCCCATGA
- a CDS encoding M28 family peptidase yields the protein MSRRRTPLRMTVRPMLVGAALLVGCAGDNSSVFADPHTPSDPVLGVAYDAITADDLLRHVQVLSADSLEGRAPTTIGEEKTVRYLESQFRAMGLSGGMPDGSFVQYVTMRAYTPHPEASFHIGSRQLPLAFPNDYVVVSRQGQPTVDVDAEMVFVGYGVEAPEYGWDDFKNVDLSGKVVLMLINDPAIPDPRDSTKLDSTMFRGNAMTYYGRWTYKIETAAARGAAAALIIHETGPAGYPFSVAINGWSRESFDIDTPEQRAARVIVEGWLRQGPAEELLSAAGLNFAALKAAARQKDFKPVPLGARARIRVRSESYPVQSRNVVAMLPGSDSLLRKEYLIYTAHWDHLGRDTSATGDQIFNGARDNASGVSQLLSIAKGFTALPNRPKRSVIFAALTGEEKGMLGARYFAAQPPVPLSDVLAGINLVRFNTWGRTKDLMVIGHGSTTLEDVLNDALAASGRGIVPDPEPEKGFFYRSSHVELARRGVPVLYTHHGLQFVDRDSAFGRQKRDEYTSRDFHQPSDEVRPDWDLAGAVADTRVMLDVGYRILMGSSWPTWKPGSEFKAQRDASLRARGSR from the coding sequence ATGTCCAGACGACGCACTCCACTCCGAATGACCGTGCGGCCGATGTTGGTTGGTGCGGCACTGCTGGTCGGGTGTGCTGGAGACAACAGCAGCGTATTCGCCGATCCGCACACACCATCCGACCCGGTACTCGGCGTGGCGTATGACGCCATCACGGCTGACGATCTGCTCAGACACGTGCAGGTGCTGAGTGCGGATTCGCTGGAAGGGCGGGCGCCCACCACGATCGGCGAAGAGAAGACCGTCCGGTATCTCGAATCGCAATTCCGCGCCATGGGTCTTTCCGGTGGCATGCCGGATGGGTCGTTCGTGCAATACGTGACCATGCGTGCCTACACACCGCACCCCGAGGCCTCGTTTCACATCGGCTCGCGGCAGCTCCCTCTCGCCTTTCCCAACGACTACGTGGTGGTCTCGCGCCAAGGACAACCCACCGTGGATGTCGACGCCGAAATGGTGTTCGTGGGATATGGCGTGGAAGCGCCGGAGTACGGTTGGGACGACTTCAAGAACGTGGACCTCAGCGGCAAGGTGGTGCTGATGCTCATCAACGATCCGGCAATACCGGATCCGCGTGACAGCACGAAGCTCGACAGCACCATGTTCCGGGGCAACGCCATGACCTACTACGGGCGGTGGACCTACAAGATCGAAACGGCGGCGGCCAGGGGGGCCGCGGCGGCACTCATCATTCACGAGACGGGACCAGCGGGCTATCCGTTTTCGGTGGCGATCAACGGCTGGTCGCGAGAGAGCTTCGACATCGATACGCCAGAACAGCGCGCGGCACGCGTGATTGTCGAAGGCTGGCTGCGGCAGGGGCCCGCCGAGGAGCTGCTGAGTGCGGCGGGCCTCAACTTCGCGGCCTTGAAAGCGGCCGCGCGGCAGAAGGATTTCAAACCGGTGCCGCTGGGTGCTCGCGCACGCATTCGCGTCCGCAGCGAGAGCTACCCGGTACAATCCCGCAATGTCGTGGCCATGCTGCCAGGTTCGGACTCGCTGCTGCGCAAGGAGTATCTGATCTACACGGCCCATTGGGATCATCTCGGGCGTGATACATCGGCCACAGGCGATCAGATTTTCAATGGCGCGCGTGACAACGCGTCAGGTGTGTCGCAGTTGCTGAGCATTGCCAAGGGATTCACGGCGCTGCCCAACCGCCCCAAACGGTCGGTGATCTTCGCGGCATTGACCGGTGAAGAAAAAGGCATGTTGGGTGCTCGCTACTTTGCGGCACAACCCCCAGTGCCACTCTCGGACGTACTGGCCGGCATCAACCTCGTCCGCTTCAATACGTGGGGACGTACCAAGGACCTGATGGTCATTGGTCATGGCAGCACCACGCTTGAAGACGTCCTCAACGATGCGTTGGCCGCTTCCGGTCGTGGCATCGTTCCCGATCCAGAGCCGGAGAAGGGGTTCTTCTATCGGTCCTCACATGTCGAGCTGGCGCGGCGTGGTGTCCCCGTGCTGTACACCCACCACGGTCTGCAATTCGTGGATCGGGATTCCGCATTCGGTCGACAGAAACGCGACGAATACACCTCGCGCGACTTTCACCAACCCAGCGACGAAGTGAGACCCGATTGGGATCTCGCCGGTGCGGTAGCCGACACCCGGGTGATGCTCGATGTCGGCTACCGCATTCTGATGGGATCCAGTTGGCCCACCTGGAAGCCCGGATCCGAGTTCAAGGCACAGCGGGACGCTTCGCTGCGCGCACGCGGATCGCGCTGA
- the gltX gene encoding glutamate--tRNA ligase — translation MTTVTSAPRPRVRFAPSPTGFLHVGGARTALFNWLYAKKFDGDFLLRIEDTDRQRSTDESTRAIFEGLEWLGLSWDEDVVYQGANVDRHYADAHRLLETGAAYRDFTSPAVTEQLRAEAEARGEAFRFDRATADLSEAETAERLARNEPYAIRFRVPDGTTEWDDLVHDRIAFPNKDIEDFIILRSNGTPVYNLAVVSDDIAMRVTLVLRGDDHISNTPKQILLYEALGATVPQFGHVPMIHGTDGKKLSKRHGATAVGDYQHEGLLPQAMLNFLALLGWSTGDDTEVMSLDELVEKFRLEGLQKKASIFDTKKLEWMNGQHLVRVPIDELATVIAPLIAQAGLATESELREKHAWFCGVLELLRVRARRLTEIVDQAKPFFVDLVDYDPDAVSKQWRDAEATADILEATHARLTSLSTWDLTVMEDALRALAEERGISSGKIFQPLRVALVGLTVSPGIFETLQYVGRERSLARIAAAVSYLRNG, via the coding sequence ATGACGACAGTGACTTCTGCTCCGCGGCCGCGTGTGCGCTTTGCGCCATCGCCCACCGGATTTCTCCATGTTGGCGGTGCGCGCACCGCGCTCTTCAACTGGCTGTACGCCAAGAAATTCGATGGTGACTTCCTGCTGCGTATCGAAGACACCGATCGGCAGCGCAGCACCGATGAAAGCACACGCGCGATCTTTGAAGGACTCGAGTGGCTCGGTCTTTCGTGGGATGAGGACGTGGTCTACCAGGGCGCCAATGTGGACCGGCACTATGCCGATGCCCATCGTTTGCTGGAGACGGGCGCGGCCTATCGGGATTTCACATCGCCGGCGGTCACCGAACAACTGCGCGCGGAAGCCGAAGCCCGTGGTGAAGCATTCCGTTTCGATCGTGCGACCGCCGATCTGAGCGAAGCCGAAACCGCTGAACGTCTCGCACGCAACGAACCCTACGCCATCCGGTTCCGTGTGCCCGACGGCACCACCGAGTGGGATGATCTGGTGCACGATCGCATTGCGTTTCCGAACAAGGACATCGAAGACTTCATCATCCTGAGGTCCAACGGCACGCCGGTCTACAACCTCGCCGTGGTATCGGACGATATCGCCATGCGGGTCACGCTGGTGCTGCGCGGTGACGATCACATCTCCAACACGCCCAAGCAGATCCTGCTGTACGAGGCGCTGGGCGCCACCGTGCCACAGTTTGGCCATGTGCCCATGATTCACGGCACCGACGGCAAGAAGCTGTCGAAGCGCCACGGTGCCACCGCGGTGGGTGACTATCAGCATGAAGGATTGCTGCCGCAGGCCATGCTGAACTTCCTGGCGCTGCTGGGCTGGTCCACGGGCGACGACACCGAAGTGATGTCGCTGGATGAGCTGGTGGAGAAGTTCCGGTTGGAGGGGCTGCAAAAGAAGGCGTCGATCTTCGATACGAAGAAGCTCGAATGGATGAACGGCCAACACCTCGTGCGCGTGCCTATCGACGAGCTGGCCACGGTGATTGCACCGCTCATCGCACAGGCGGGGCTGGCCACCGAAAGCGAGCTGCGTGAGAAACACGCGTGGTTCTGCGGTGTGCTCGAGTTGCTGCGGGTGCGTGCCCGTCGGCTCACCGAGATCGTCGACCAGGCCAAGCCGTTTTTTGTGGACCTGGTGGATTACGATCCCGACGCGGTCAGCAAGCAGTGGCGCGATGCCGAGGCGACGGCCGATATCCTCGAAGCAACCCACGCCCGCCTCACGTCACTGAGCACCTGGGACCTGACCGTGATGGAAGATGCGCTGCGGGCTCTGGCCGAAGAGCGTGGCATCTCGAGCGGCAAGATCTTCCAGCCGCTGCGCGTGGCACTGGTGGGCCTCACGGTGAGCCCGGGCATTTTCGAGACGTTGCAGTACGTGGGGCGCGAGCGTTCGCTGGCCCGCATCGCGGCGGCGGTGAGCTACCTGCGCAACGGATGA
- a CDS encoding helicase C-terminal domain-containing protein, producing the protein MGEARLAKAAAAAIRTQITLHGGNEVCFVCAVDADGVLISARKVAAGDVSSVLALPGVAERGEMLLHNHPSGDLTPSDADMEVAFRLHGNGVGFGIVNNQATRVYVVSEVPRGKQLVPVDPDVVDVTLGPYGLVAQAMRGMYGIRDYEDRPSQRAMATAVTTTFNEGGVALLEAGTGVGKSLGYLVPALRWAAANGERTVVSTATITLQEQLVAKDLPFLQRALSDQPVRFALLKGWRNYLCLNRLAAAQGAGAALFDDNVSDDVAMIAEWASRTKDGSLADLPTAPRGEVWDEVSAEPDLCGRMKCEHYNDCFLFKARKEAAAADVVVVNHHLLLSDVAVRRQVQNWEDSAVLPAYKRLVIDEGHHLEEAAGSHLGSSITRRALSRLFNRLERRGKGLLPTLAAKLSGKNDLLSVASMDLLREGLFSSVLTARDRTQLLFELLAAVLEQQGGGVLRLTESFQEHDLWRNGIGDTLKELLNEIDAIAKGLAMVQTRLESDQSRLEELSSTVNEIRGVTRRLQNAGDALMKGLMPPADGPAVVRWMEFQGKPTPHERNLAVHCVPLDLAPVLRDDLFGRVETAVVTSATLSTDGGFQFLERRLGLAGSTSPVRAAIFPSPFDYPRQALLVVPTDLPAPNEQAREHFAGVTRHLHDLAHASDGGLFGLFTSHRDVREMAEWMRGQGLSGRWPLLVHGEEPRDQLLQRFRESGRAILLGTATFWEGIDVPGDALRGLLIAKLPFRVPTEPIVAAQCEAIDARGGNAFVEYMLPHASLRLKQGFGRLIRTATDAGVVVLSDPRVVTKRYGRALLNGLPPAQRVIGAWGDVRGQVSAFYRSAR; encoded by the coding sequence ATGGGTGAAGCGCGGCTGGCCAAGGCGGCCGCCGCGGCGATACGCACGCAGATCACGTTGCATGGGGGCAATGAGGTCTGTTTTGTGTGCGCAGTGGATGCTGATGGTGTGCTGATCAGCGCACGCAAGGTGGCGGCGGGTGATGTGAGCAGTGTGCTCGCATTGCCTGGTGTGGCGGAGCGCGGCGAGATGTTGCTGCACAATCACCCGTCCGGTGATCTCACGCCCAGTGACGCCGATATGGAAGTGGCGTTTCGCCTGCACGGCAATGGCGTGGGCTTCGGCATCGTCAACAACCAGGCCACGCGGGTGTACGTCGTGTCCGAGGTGCCACGGGGCAAGCAACTGGTGCCCGTGGATCCGGACGTCGTCGATGTGACGCTCGGACCGTACGGCCTCGTCGCACAGGCCATGCGCGGCATGTATGGCATACGCGACTACGAGGACCGCCCCAGTCAGCGTGCCATGGCCACGGCCGTGACCACCACGTTCAACGAGGGTGGTGTCGCACTGCTCGAAGCGGGCACCGGCGTCGGCAAGTCGCTGGGCTATCTCGTGCCCGCCCTGCGCTGGGCCGCCGCCAATGGCGAGCGCACGGTGGTGTCGACCGCCACGATCACGCTGCAGGAGCAGCTCGTGGCGAAGGACCTGCCGTTCCTGCAGCGGGCGCTGTCCGACCAGCCCGTGCGTTTTGCGCTGCTCAAAGGGTGGCGCAACTATCTCTGCCTCAATCGGCTGGCCGCAGCGCAGGGCGCGGGCGCGGCGTTGTTCGATGACAATGTCAGCGACGACGTGGCCATGATCGCCGAATGGGCGTCGCGCACCAAGGACGGTTCACTGGCAGATCTGCCCACCGCACCCCGCGGTGAAGTGTGGGATGAGGTCTCGGCGGAGCCCGATTTGTGCGGGCGCATGAAGTGCGAGCACTACAACGACTGTTTTCTGTTCAAGGCGCGCAAGGAAGCTGCGGCCGCCGATGTGGTGGTGGTGAATCATCACCTGCTGCTGTCGGACGTTGCGGTGCGTCGTCAGGTGCAGAACTGGGAAGACTCGGCCGTGCTGCCGGCGTACAAACGCCTCGTGATCGATGAAGGGCATCATCTCGAAGAGGCCGCCGGCTCGCACCTGGGCAGCTCCATCACGCGCCGGGCGCTGTCGCGTCTGTTCAACCGGCTCGAGCGTCGTGGCAAGGGATTGTTGCCCACGCTCGCCGCCAAGTTGTCGGGCAAGAACGACCTGCTCAGCGTGGCCAGCATGGACCTGCTGCGCGAAGGACTGTTCTCCAGCGTGCTCACCGCGCGCGATCGCACACAACTGCTGTTTGAATTGCTCGCCGCCGTACTCGAGCAGCAGGGTGGGGGCGTGTTGCGGTTGACGGAGTCGTTCCAGGAGCATGATCTCTGGCGCAACGGCATCGGGGACACGCTGAAGGAATTGCTCAATGAGATCGACGCCATCGCCAAAGGACTCGCGATGGTGCAGACCAGACTGGAAAGCGATCAGTCGCGTCTCGAAGAGCTGTCGTCCACCGTCAACGAGATCCGTGGCGTCACGCGCCGGCTCCAGAATGCGGGTGATGCCCTGATGAAGGGACTCATGCCACCCGCTGATGGACCGGCTGTGGTGCGCTGGATGGAGTTTCAGGGCAAGCCCACACCACATGAGCGCAATCTCGCCGTGCACTGTGTGCCGCTCGACCTGGCCCCCGTGCTGCGCGACGATTTGTTCGGACGGGTCGAGACGGCGGTGGTCACCAGTGCGACACTCTCCACCGATGGTGGCTTCCAATTTCTCGAGCGTCGTCTGGGGCTCGCGGGAAGCACCAGCCCCGTTCGCGCGGCCATCTTTCCGTCGCCCTTCGACTATCCGCGGCAGGCGCTGCTGGTGGTGCCAACCGACTTGCCGGCGCCCAATGAACAAGCGCGTGAACACTTCGCCGGTGTCACACGCCACCTGCACGACCTGGCGCACGCCAGCGACGGCGGCCTGTTCGGACTGTTCACCAGTCACCGCGATGTGCGCGAGATGGCCGAATGGATGCGTGGGCAGGGGTTGAGCGGCCGATGGCCCCTGCTCGTGCATGGAGAAGAGCCACGCGATCAGTTGTTGCAGCGTTTCCGCGAATCGGGGCGGGCCATTCTGCTGGGCACGGCCACGTTCTGGGAAGGCATCGATGTGCCGGGTGACGCGTTGCGTGGATTACTCATCGCCAAGCTGCCCTTTCGTGTACCCACTGAACCCATTGTGGCTGCGCAGTGCGAAGCCATCGATGCCCGCGGCGGCAATGCCTTCGTGGAGTACATGCTGCCACACGCCTCGTTGCGTCTCAAACAGGGCTTCGGTCGACTCATTCGCACGGCCACCGATGCCGGTGTGGTGGTCTTGAGTGATCCCCGCGTGGTGACCAAGCGCTACGGTCGTGCCTTGCTCAATGGCCTACCGCCCGCACAACGCGTGATCGGCGCGTGGGGTGATGTCCGGGGACAGGTGTCAGCGTTCTACCGGAGCGCGCGGTAA
- a CDS encoding fumarylacetoacetate hydrolase family protein produces MTAPSKIVCVGRNYVEHAREMGNDVPKQPLLFLKPSSAIIREGQPIVLHPVSDHIEFEGEIAVVLGARLSKADSEAEARAAIGGIVALNDVTARDLQKNDGQWARAKGMDTFCPVGVPGAVPDDLDGIELITRVNGEVAQRATGADMVFKIPFLLQYISQYLTLEAGDIVATGTPAGTKRIHPGDVVEVELVGISRVSNPVVAG; encoded by the coding sequence ATGACTGCTCCATCCAAGATCGTGTGCGTGGGCCGCAACTACGTCGAACATGCCCGCGAGATGGGGAACGACGTCCCCAAGCAGCCGCTGCTCTTTCTCAAGCCGTCGTCGGCGATCATCCGGGAGGGGCAACCCATTGTCCTGCATCCGGTGTCGGACCACATCGAGTTCGAAGGCGAGATCGCGGTGGTCCTGGGGGCGCGGTTGTCCAAGGCGGATTCGGAAGCGGAAGCACGGGCCGCCATCGGGGGCATCGTGGCGCTGAACGATGTGACGGCGCGTGACCTGCAGAAGAACGACGGACAGTGGGCGCGTGCCAAGGGTATGGACACGTTCTGTCCTGTTGGTGTGCCGGGCGCAGTGCCGGATGATCTCGATGGCATCGAGTTGATCACACGGGTGAACGGTGAAGTCGCGCAGCGAGCCACCGGTGCCGATATGGTCTTCAAGATCCCGTTTTTGCTGCAGTACATCTCGCAGTATCTGACCCTGGAAGCTGGTGATATCGTGGCCACCGGCACTCCGGCGGGGACCAAGCGCATCCACCCCGGCGACGTGGTCGAGGTGGAGCTCGTGGGTATCAGCCGCGTTTCCAATCCGGTGGTTGCCGGGTGA